One segment of Moorella sp. E308F DNA contains the following:
- the hrcA gene encoding heat-inducible transcriptional repressor HrcA → MRMDERKKKVLAAVVQDYILTGEPVGSRTIARRYNLGVSPATIRNEMADLEEMGLLEQPHTSAGRIPSDYGYRYYVDCLMAPEKLTPAEEEYVRRRYNQKMLEIEQVLEETARLLSEMTAYTAVALGPYQNNAILEQVQILPVHSANKALLVAITSTGMVEHRIFVIPEDVTPEDLTRISRVLNASLQGIALEELRQAVLRDIYREVAEHRGLIKQVIDLLQQILALEGGEKVYLEGILNILSQPEFKNLEKVKDILAFLEREEALRRIFNAAPGSGLTIRIGQENKEEGIDKCSVVTISYAVEGKIMGKVGLLGPTRMHYSRVISVLQCVADSLSRALEQFYR, encoded by the coding sequence ATGCGGATGGATGAGCGGAAAAAAAAGGTCCTGGCCGCCGTTGTTCAGGATTATATCCTTACTGGCGAACCGGTAGGCTCACGCACCATTGCCCGGCGGTACAACCTGGGAGTAAGTCCAGCCACCATCCGGAATGAGATGGCCGACCTGGAAGAAATGGGCTTGCTGGAGCAACCCCATACCTCGGCCGGCCGTATACCTTCGGATTACGGTTACCGTTACTACGTTGACTGCCTCATGGCGCCGGAAAAATTAACCCCGGCAGAAGAGGAATACGTGCGCCGGCGTTACAACCAAAAAATGCTGGAAATTGAGCAGGTCCTGGAGGAAACGGCCCGTTTACTGTCCGAGATGACCGCCTATACGGCAGTAGCCCTGGGTCCCTATCAAAATAATGCCATTCTGGAACAGGTGCAAATTCTACCTGTCCATTCAGCCAACAAGGCCCTGCTGGTAGCAATCACCAGTACCGGTATGGTCGAACACCGGATTTTTGTCATTCCGGAAGACGTAACGCCGGAGGATCTAACCCGTATCTCCAGGGTTCTCAATGCCAGTCTGCAGGGTATAGCTCTGGAAGAGCTGCGTCAGGCGGTATTGAGGGATATTTACCGGGAAGTAGCCGAGCACCGGGGTTTAATCAAACAGGTGATTGACCTTTTACAGCAAATTCTGGCCCTGGAAGGCGGGGAGAAAGTTTACCTGGAAGGCATCCTCAATATTCTAAGCCAGCCAGAGTTTAAAAATTTAGAGAAGGTCAAGGATATCTTGGCTTTTCTTGAGCGGGAAGAGGCGTTGAGGCGTATTTTTAATGCTGCTCCTGGAAGCGGCCTTACTATAAGGATCGGGCAGGAGAATAAAGAAGAAGGTATTGATAAATGCAGCGTAGTAACCATTAGCTATGCCGTTGAAGGGAAAATAATGGGGAAAGTGGGCTTACTCGGACCAACGCGGATGCACTATTCCCGGGTTATATCGGTTCTCCAGTGTGTAGCTGATAGTTTGTCCCGCGCTTTGGAGCAATTTTACCGCTAA
- the grpE gene encoding nucleotide exchange factor GrpE, whose product MDASQDNKMNNGTASGEMEERLTSPGEAPAGEAGEGTGQETSSPAGAGAEPVEESNETVGEASQEVLNRLQGELAAKTEALAELQQRYLRLQADFDNYRKRTRREYEELTRLANARLIESLLPILDNLELALAAAAGAEKQALETGVEMTLRQLQEILAREGLMPVAALGQPFNPELHEAVAREETPEPDKINLVVEELRRGYTLHGKLLRPAMVKVAVAAGATEQENKQDPHAANSAPAEE is encoded by the coding sequence ATGGATGCCAGTCAGGACAATAAAATGAATAATGGAACGGCAAGTGGGGAAATGGAAGAAAGGCTGACCAGCCCGGGAGAAGCGCCTGCCGGAGAGGCAGGGGAAGGAACAGGGCAGGAAACTAGCAGCCCGGCCGGGGCTGGAGCAGAGCCGGTCGAGGAAAGTAACGAAACGGTCGGAGAAGCCAGCCAGGAAGTATTAAACCGCCTTCAGGGGGAGCTGGCCGCTAAAACGGAGGCTTTAGCGGAGCTGCAGCAACGCTATTTGCGCCTGCAGGCCGATTTTGACAACTACCGCAAGCGTACCCGCCGCGAGTACGAGGAACTGACCAGGCTGGCCAATGCCCGGCTCATTGAGAGCCTCTTGCCCATCCTGGATAACCTGGAACTGGCCCTGGCAGCAGCTGCGGGGGCAGAAAAGCAGGCCCTGGAGACGGGGGTAGAAATGACTCTGCGGCAATTACAGGAAATCTTGGCCCGGGAAGGGTTAATGCCCGTAGCTGCTTTGGGTCAGCCCTTTAACCCTGAGCTCCATGAAGCAGTGGCGCGGGAAGAAACACCGGAGCCGGATAAAATAAACCTGGTGGTGGAAGAATTGCGCCGGGGTTATACTTTACATGGCAAGCTCCTGCGGCCGGCCATGGTCAAAGTGGCGGTAGCGGCCGGTGCCACCGAACAGGAAAACAAACAAGACCCTCATGCCGCTAACTCGGCACCAGCAGAAGAATGA
- the dnaK gene encoding molecular chaperone DnaK: protein MGKVIGIDLGTTNSCVAVMEGGEAVVIPNAEGGRTTPSVVAFTKDGERVVGQVAKRQAITNPDRTVMSIKRHMGTNYKVKIDDKEYTPQEISAMILQKLKADAEAYLGEKVTQAVITVPAYFTDSQRQATKDAGRIAGLEVLRIINEPTAASLAYGLDKEEDQTILVYDLGGGTFDVSILELGDGVFEVKATSGNNRLGGDDFDQRIMDYLVDICRREHGVDLRQDKMAMQRLKEAAEKAKIELSSMTSTNINLPFISATPNGPIHLDVNLTRAKFEELIADLVEKTVGPTRQALADAGLEPKDIDKVLLVGGSTRVPLVQETVRKILGKEPHKGINPDECVALGAAIQAGVLAGEVKDVLLLDVTPLSLGIETLGGVFTKIIERNTTIPTSKSQIFSTAADNQTTVEIHVLQGERAMAADNKTLGRFQLTGIPPAPRGVPQIEVKFDIDANGIVHVSAKDLATGKQQAITITSSSGLTEEEIQRMVKDAEAYAESDRKRKEEIETRNQADSLIYQADRTLKEFKDKADKADVDRIEQAKKELQDVMDSKNTAKIKEKMEALSQALYTLTTKVYQQAGAQAGGAQGGSGSTGEAKQDGNVYDADYKIVDDDKK, encoded by the coding sequence ATGGGTAAAGTAATCGGTATCGATCTGGGTACAACTAACTCCTGCGTAGCCGTCATGGAAGGCGGGGAAGCAGTAGTCATCCCCAATGCGGAAGGCGGCCGTACCACACCTTCCGTTGTAGCTTTTACCAAAGACGGGGAGCGGGTTGTCGGCCAGGTGGCCAAACGCCAGGCCATCACCAATCCCGACCGGACCGTCATGTCCATTAAACGCCATATGGGCACCAATTATAAAGTAAAAATCGATGATAAGGAATACACGCCGCAGGAAATATCGGCCATGATCCTGCAAAAGCTGAAGGCCGACGCAGAGGCCTACCTGGGCGAAAAGGTGACCCAGGCGGTCATAACGGTACCGGCCTACTTTACTGACAGCCAGCGCCAGGCTACTAAAGACGCCGGCCGCATTGCCGGCCTGGAGGTTTTAAGGATTATCAACGAGCCTACGGCCGCGTCCCTGGCCTACGGCCTGGACAAAGAAGAAGACCAGACCATCCTTGTTTATGACCTGGGCGGCGGCACTTTTGACGTTTCCATCCTGGAACTGGGGGATGGCGTCTTTGAAGTCAAAGCTACCAGCGGTAATAACCGCCTGGGCGGTGATGACTTTGACCAGCGGATTATGGACTATCTGGTAGACATCTGCCGCCGGGAGCACGGGGTGGACCTGAGGCAGGATAAAATGGCCATGCAGCGCCTGAAGGAAGCGGCGGAAAAAGCTAAGATCGAGCTTTCCAGCATGACCAGCACCAACATTAACCTGCCCTTCATCTCAGCGACGCCTAACGGTCCCATCCACCTGGATGTCAACTTAACCCGGGCCAAGTTTGAAGAACTGATAGCCGACCTGGTAGAAAAGACCGTCGGTCCCACCAGGCAGGCCCTGGCCGACGCCGGGCTGGAGCCCAAGGATATTGACAAGGTGTTACTGGTAGGCGGCTCCACCAGGGTGCCCCTGGTCCAGGAGACGGTGCGCAAGATCCTGGGCAAAGAGCCTCACAAGGGCATCAACCCGGATGAGTGCGTTGCCCTGGGTGCCGCCATCCAGGCCGGGGTCCTGGCCGGCGAGGTCAAGGACGTCCTGCTCCTGGATGTTACCCCGCTGTCCCTCGGCATTGAAACCCTGGGCGGCGTGTTCACGAAGATAATTGAACGCAACACCACTATCCCGACGTCCAAGAGCCAGATCTTTTCCACCGCCGCCGACAACCAGACCACGGTGGAAATTCACGTCCTCCAGGGCGAGCGGGCCATGGCCGCCGACAATAAAACCCTGGGCCGCTTCCAGCTGACGGGTATCCCACCGGCGCCCCGGGGCGTGCCCCAGATCGAAGTCAAATTTGATATCGACGCCAACGGCATCGTCCACGTCTCGGCCAAAGACCTGGCCACCGGCAAACAGCAGGCCATAACCATTACTTCATCCAGCGGCCTCACGGAAGAAGAGATCCAGCGTATGGTAAAGGACGCCGAAGCATATGCCGAGAGCGACCGCAAGCGCAAGGAGGAAATTGAAACCAGGAACCAGGCGGACTCCCTCATCTACCAGGCCGACCGCACCTTGAAGGAATTTAAAGACAAAGCCGACAAGGCCGATGTGGACCGCATCGAACAGGCCAAGAAAGAACTCCAGGACGTCATGGACAGCAAGAATACGGCTAAGATCAAAGAAAAGATGGAAGCCCTTTCCCAGGCCCTCTATACCCTGACTACGAAGGTGTACCAGCAGGCCGGTGCCCAGGCCGGCGGGGCCCAAGGTGGCAGCGGTTCTACCGGCGAGGCCAAACAGGACGGCAATGTCTA